A window of Rhipicephalus microplus isolate Deutch F79 chromosome X, USDA_Rmic, whole genome shotgun sequence genomic DNA:
tcctgtaagcacgcggtaaatagcattggggaaattgtgtcccccggccttacacccttcttgattggtattctgttgctttctttatgaagcactatggtagcagttgatcctctgtagatttcttccagaatgtttatatatacttcatctacgccctgattccgcagtgtttgcatgacggctgatatttctactaaatcaaacgccttctcgtaatctatgaaggctatgtatagtggtttgttttactctgagcatttctctatcacctgattgatagtatgaatgtggtcaattgttgagtagcctgttcgaaatcctgcttgttcctttggttgattgaattcaaatgttttctttactctgttagcaattacctttctaaatagcttgtatactacagagagcaagctgatcggcctgtaattcttcaagtccttgtcatctcctttcttatgcattaagatgatgttagcgttcttccaagactctggtactcttcccgtcaggagacacctcgtaaacagggtggctagtttttctaacacaatctgtcctcaatctttcagcagatctgatgttaccagatcctcaccagcagctttgcctctttgcatgctctccaaagcttttctgacttcttctatcattactggtggtgtgtcatctggattactgctagtttttatagtattaatgtcgtggttgtcccggctactgtacagatctctgtaaaactcctccgctattttaactatcctatccatattggtagttattttaccTTCTTTGTACCTCAGTGCATAGATTCGATTttagcctatcccaagtttcctcttcactgctttgacgcttcctccgtttttcatagcgtgttcaattctctccgtgttatactTCTTACAtaggataccttacgcctattaatcaacttcaaaagctctgtcAGTTCGGTTTTGTCTGtcgtacttgagactttcataatatgacgcttcttaatgagatttttcgtttcctggaaaagcttgccagtgtcctgtctaactaccctgcctccaacttgcactgcacactccgtattgatactcgtcagattatcattcattgtatctatgctaaggttggtttccttactaagagccaagtacctgttctgaagtgagactctgaattcctgtactttccctctcagtgctagctcattgattggcttcttgcgtatcagtttttgtcgttccttcctcaagtctaggcgtATTCGAGACCGtgctattctatggtcactgcatcgtaccttgccaaccgtttctacatcctgcacgatgcctgggtgtgcactcattataaagtttatttcgttcttattttcgccatgagggctcctccatgtccacttgcggtttcctcgttttcggtagaaggtattcaaaatacgtaaattaatgcgttttgcgaattctactagtagctctcatctggcgtttctagtaccgatgccataatctccaacTGCCTGGTCGCCAGCCTggttcttccctacctttgcattaaagtctctcatcagtattgtatactgtgttttaccttactcattgccgattgcaggtcttcatagaagctttcaactgaagcgtcaacatggctggatgtaggcgcgtaagcctgtaccaccttcatcttgtatctgttattcagtttaattacgatacctaccaccctttcattaatgctatagtattcctttatgttgccagctaatgttctgtgaattaggagccccactcccagttctcttctgtcagtcaAGCCCCGATATCAagggacgtgcccattctgtagcaccatataggattcatctgtcctcctaacctcactgagccctattatatcccctttaacaccctctaactcctcgaatagtacagctagacttccctcactagataaggttctagggTTAAACGTTGCCacgttcaggttccaatggcggcctgtccggatccagagattcttagcaccctttgtttcgttgcagatctgaccgccgccgtggtcagttgcttcgcagctgcttgggactgagggccgtgagttatttgacgtatgcatgtgggaggtagtggccagatactgcaccaaggtggccaatccttctctggtgagggagtacgttcctggcggtggttaccggtgaggccgcaccctagatctcgtaatgcagttccatcaccacgtggatttttttttatccggttgggaactgcgcggcatcGGGATTTGAACcgcggaccttttgcatgcgaggcggatgctataaccactacgccatcggtGCATCATGCAACAATAGTGCCTGCCTAGAAATGATAAGGTCGCAACATGCACCATTCTTGACGGCCACAGGCCACACATTCGACATACCTCCCGTATCTCCAATCCCAACGCGGCCCAGCTGGCCTCAGAAAAACCTTGATCTTCACTTTAAGGCGAAAACCTTCAATGCTTAATACATCAATCTTTCTGATCATCGGTACCCTCAACCGCGCCCAATTATCTCTGCCTCCATCATGATGCAGACTCACAATTGATCCGCTGATATGAGTGAAACTTAACTACCCTGGTAAATTTCGTTCAATATTTTTACATTGTTGCTCAACCAAACGTAACTACATGGGCAATGTTGACGAAACTGTAACTATTATATATGTATGGTGCTCATATTCAATAACAAACTGTACTTGCGGTTTCAGCTGAAACCAGCTACCGACTGTCTTTCACAGAAGAAGGGAAGGCGCACCGGCAAGTCATTCCGTGGCAAGCAGTTCGGAGAAGCGCCCCAAGAATGCCGATTGCCCCAATAGCAAAGCTATATAAAACACTATATATACACTAAAAAACGAAGAAATGACATGAAATTGTCAGTCGAATGGCCAAAGGCTTTTGCCGAACACACTTTGAAATATACAAACGACCCAACTTTTTAGAAGAGTGATAGTAAACACCTTCGCAGTATTTCATCAAGGTATACGGCAGCAACGAGACTTGCATTTCTCTTGTGGTGCCTTGACCAGCTACATTTACTTACAGCAATACGATTTTTTAACCTGAGTGTGATCATCGGCCAGCGAGTCTGTAAGTGCTGGTTCATGGTGGCTCGGTGTTTGGTTTCTGGAACAGCTTGGCGGAAGACAGCTGTATAGGTCCGTTCATAGCGTGCATGAACGTATTCTTTCTATGGGTCATATTACGTATCTCAAGGGCAGCCCTTGAAAGATCGCACTTATCTCTGCATAAAATGACTTATGAGCGATTGGTATGTGAAACTGTCACCATCAAGTTCGAGCAAAACATGTGGTATTGTGTTTCAATGTCTGCCAGGGCATAACGGTATTACTGGTACTCAATTAGCTCCGGACAAAGCCTAATTAGCCCATAAGGAAAGTTCAGGATTTCCGctatctgtttttgaagtagtgAGGCTGTAAGACAAACTTATGTGCTGGCTAGGAGTCTAATATGTACTATTAAGTGTCCAACATTTTCGGGGCGTTGCTTGGGTTTGTCGTCCATTCTGTGTTTTGTGCTGCATGGTCACGCTCACAATGAAGTGCCTAATACAGGCCTAAAACACGACTAGCAATGGTCAAAACTTGTTTAACATGAACGGAGAAGGTGAATAATAATATAGctaagaaaaacacaaaaatttaaGCGCAATCAAGAACCTAATATTGCAAGAATACCTCGGACACTTGCAGCTTACACTCCAGCCACGCACGAGAGAGTACCACCGCCTCACTGAGTGAGCGATTGCTCTTTCTACCAGTTTTTCCCTGGTGCTTCCTCGATACGTCTCAAAAGGAAAACTACCTTACAGAACTCGCTGCATTCAACACGTATCTCGACTGGTGTAACAAATAGGAACTCAATAAAGCGCAGCAAAAAGTAGAGTGCATGTAGCCCACCAAGTTTGCGAATCACTCAAAGTTGTGCTCTTGCCGGGTATACGGCCCGCGCTTACGTCAAACACTGACGCAATTGGTAGTACGGTGAACACGGCAGTGAGGACTTTATGAACGGGAATCTCTGGGGGCCCAAACTATTCTCTTCTTCAGGTTTAATACTAACGGGCTGCGTTCGCCGCAGCATCAAAAACTACAATCCACAGAAATGTTTTTCTTTGATCATCTCTTTGATTTCAAAAGTGTCTTGTGTATCTGAACTTGAACCTTCATGAAAGATACAATGAACATCACGAATTACCCACTTCAATATGATGTTATTATgtcacctttggttgggtgttgcatttaaaAAGGTGGACTCCTTTCACATGGGTATGAGGGTCATGCACTCTTCCATGCGACCACTGCGGAACCGAAGAGACAACTGAACATTCCCTCTGCACCTTTACTCATTGTGATACCCAGTGATACCCATTCCGGGTGTTAATATTTCAACTGAAATCAATACCATTACCTGCAGTCGATATTCTAGGACCACGAATGCGTGTATCTGTGGCCACAACGGAATAGAAATATTTCTGAAGCACTTACAGTCGACAGGTCTTTGCAACCACCAGTAGACCTGGTGTGCTTTCCTGTATCGTGTGTGCACGATGACCAATATCTCCCCCTTGCATTGTTTATTTTTTCGTTACTTTACCCATTTTCTCTCTGAGGAATAGCAAACCAGACGTGTGTCGTGTTAACCTTTGCACCTTctctttattctctctctctttttcgatTATGAATTTGGCTGGCAATCACTTTGTTGCGTCAtctttttcatatttttgttGGTTAATAATTGGTGCCAAGTGTATAGCGTTAGCCTTTTCTTGTTgatctttatttttctttattgaatCCTCAGCTGTGGCACACAAAATTTGTGCACAACACATGTCTCATTTTTACATTGTTGTAAAAGCTTTGTCCTAACCGATTCCGGCAGTGACTTTTTTTAACATGTTTGTGTGATTCAGAGTAACACCTCAGTTAGTGACTTGATATCCACTACTACTCATAGCGTCAACCAAAGTACTAGCTGTGCAACAAATAACTCAGGCATTTTTCATGTGCAAAAATCAAAACTTTTTATTTACAGTTTATTTACAGCGTAGGTTTTGAGCCCGTGGCCCTTTTGCAGACCATACCAAGCTGAAGATCTGTTGCGCTTCAGTCTTTCCGACGGCTTACAACTTCATTTCTGCACCTGAAGAAGGGTGACAAATTATGCGAATATAAAAGCTGCCTTCCCACTTCATTTATCGCCACAGTAGTTAACAGAGCTAAATTTCTGCGTGCAGAAAAGTTATATAATATACATATGCTGTTCTGATCGTCTATTGaagtagccccgccgtggtggtctagtggctaaggtgctcggctgctgacccgcaggtcgcgggtttgcaTCCCGGcactggcggctgcatttccggtggaggcggaaatattgtaggcccgtatgctcagatttgggtgcacgttaaagaaccccaggtgatcgaaagctccggagccctcccctacggcgtctctcatgatagtatggtggttttgagacgttaaaccccacataacaatcaatagTCTATCAAAATATTTCCCCCGCTGTTTGCATTACCTAACTGATTTAAATACATAATATCGTCGGTAAAGCATGGAGTGCCTGAGCATAAATTATACTTGATACAGATATAGTCACTAACCTACTCAATACAACTAATGAGCGCTACATTTGGAACAGTGTGTCGGCTTTGCACTAGCTCCCTTCTTGTCCCTCCATTTCAGAGGTTATTTCAAATTCCCTCTCACACTGCTTGAAGCAACCATTCGTTCTGCTCTCCGGTACTGCTGACTGTTGACGAAAGTGTTTAACGGGAAATCACGCATATTTTCCTTCACTAATGATGGCTTTATAAATAAATAGCTGTGCTTGGCACTTTGTAACAGCGCAAGAGAAACGTATTTCTAGACGCGAACTTGTAACTTACTTGTTAGTGTCAGTGATATCCATGGCCATATCCACCCTTGAGGAAGAATACGCCTCCGTGTCCTCCCCCATATCCTCCTCCGTAGCCGTGATGGGCGTGTCCAAACAGGGTGCCTCCATGATGAAGCTTGTGCACGTGATGCACGGTCTTGACGAGGAAGCTAGGACCTGGAACTGTCTTATGGTACCCGTGACCACCACCATGGCCGAAGCTGATCCCATGACCGTAGAAACCAGCCAAAGTAACACCCAGAAGGGCGCAAAGAACAGCGACGACGACCTGCAAAAGCCGATGTGAGCTGTCATACAGAATGGCCTATGCTGCGCTTCTGGATGCCTATGTTCCGTCGTCAGCTAAGACTCTGGCAAGATTTGGCGATCCGCTTAGCAAAATTGAATTGTGCGATTGATGGAAGCTTGTTACGGCAAGCATCATCATGAGGCATATGTTCCCACTGCTTTTCACGACTCATTTTGTTCGGCAAACTATGCATGTCATTCAATCTATGGTCACAAAATATTCACCTCAACAAAAAAGGAGTTTTGTGCAGCCTTGTTTTGTTATGCCCTAAAAGACGGTGGAGAGACGTTTGGACAAAACTTACTATCCGGGTGCATCACGCAGGGCATACTTTGCGGACTTAAATATACTGAAGATCGCAAAAGCCGGTATCAGCAAGACGTGTTTGCTGCTCTTATATCGTTGTTCTCCTTCGTTCCTCTCCCTTTTTGTTATCTTGAAATTCTTGTATATTTTCTTTCAGTTTATGAATTTCTGGAACGGCATGTGcttaaaagatatatatatatatatatatatatatatatatatatatactgtgcaCGATCAAAACTCAATGCTCTGTCCTGCTCGTCTTTTTACCGCCGATATTTTAGGTGAAATCTCGCTAGCTTTCTAAAATGATGCCGACATCATCTTGGGGGTCGGTCAAACTCCACTCAGATGATGCCAACATTGGGGACATGCCCGACTAAGGCAAATCGACCTCGTGTTGACTATTAGAGAAAAATGTTTCAGTTTCTGTTCAAATGAACCTACAATACCATAAAAAAGTTGGGTTCTGAAAGCATTAAGCAAAATGTACACTTACTGTCACGTTTATGTTAAACCCATATCATGGTACTGGTAAGAATCGAGAATATTTTTTGTAAATAACGTGATGAAGGTGCAAAAGTGAAGGAACTTGAATAACTCCGCATGCGCCTCACTGATGAAAAAACTAAAAGATTTTGGCAATAATTCAAGGCACAAATTGAGATGGTCAATGCCCCCGAGATTAACAGTGCCGAATAAGGTCTTTTACACTGCTTCTCATAAGGAAACTTGTACTGAAAAAAAGTAAAACGCAAAAAAATATCCCGATAGCTGACTACTTTGGAGATGGATAAATAGTTATCTATAAATATTTTGATACCTTCATTCTATTCATTTCTGGTTGCTCTTTATTACTTTCATTCTTTCAGTTTAATCTTCCCGATGCTAATTACTGTCCAATTCTAAATTTTCACACCTAACATACAG
This region includes:
- the LOC142775931 gene encoding uncharacterized protein LOC142775931; this encodes MRALVVVAVLCALLGVTLAGFYGHGISFGHGGGHGYHKTVPGPSFLVKTVHHVHKLHHGGTLFGHAHHGYGGGYGGGHGGVFFLKGGYGHGYH